AGGATGATCTCGTGGTCCTGGTCGCAAAGGGTGTCGCCCGTATAGGCGGTCTTCAACCCCACCACCGCGGCGATCTCGCCGGCGTAGACCGTCTTGATCTCTTCCCGCTTGTTGGCGTGCATCTTCAGGAGCCGGCCGACCCGTTCCTTCTTCTGGCGTACGGAATTGTAGATGAAGTCTCCCGAACTGAGCACGCCGGAGTAGACGCGCACGAAGGTGAGGTGTCCCACGAAGGGATCGTTCATGATCTTGAAGGCGAGCGCGGAGAACGGCTCGTCGTCGGAAGGCTTACGTATCGCCTCTTCCTTGCTGTGCGGATCGATCCCGACGACCGGCGGGATGTCGATCGGCGACGGGAGGTAATCGACCACCGCATCGAGCATCGGCTGGACGCCCTTGTTGCGGAACGCCGTGCCGCAGACGACCGGGGTGATCCGGTTCCCGATGGTGGCCTGGCGGATCGCGCTCATGAGCTCCTCGACCGGGATCTCCTGTCCGAGCAGGTACCGCTCCACGAGCGTGTCGTCGACGTCGGCCACCGCCTCGAGCAGGCGCTCCCGCGCGGCGGCGACTTCGGCCGCCATGTCGTCCGGAATCGGCTCGTCGTGGAACTTCGCCCCGAGGGTGTCCTCTTCCCATACGATCGCCTTCAACCGGACCAGGTCGATGACCCCCCGGAAGGAGGCCTCCTTCCCCAGGGGGAGCTGGATAGGGACGGGGTTGGCGGCGAGACGTTCCTTCATCATCCGCACCACGCGCTCGAAATCGGCGCCCGTGCGGTCCATCTTGTTCACCATGGCGAGGCGGGGGACGCGGAATTTGTCCGCCTGGCGCCAGACCGTCTCGGACTGGGGCTCCACGCCGCCGACCGCGCAGAAAACAGCGACGGCGCCGTCGAGAACCCGCAGGGAACGCTCCACCTCGATCGTGAAGTCGACGTGCCCCGGGGTGTCGATGATGTTGATCCGGTGCCCCCGCCAGAAACACGTCGTCGCGGCGGAGGTGATGGTGATGCCCCGTTCCTGCTCCTGCTCCATCCAGTCCATCGTCGCGGTGCCGTCGTGGACCTCTCCCATCTTATGGGAGATGCCCGTGTAATAGAGCACACGCTCGGTCGTCGTCGTCTTCCCGGCGTCGATGTGGGCCATGATCCCGATGTTCCGGGTATTTTCCAGCGATGCGACTCTCGACACGAACCGTCCCGTCCCTTCCCTGCCGCCGCGCTCTTACCAGCGGTAGTGCGCGAACGCCTTGTTCGCTTCGGCCATCTTGTGGGTGTCTTCCTTCTTCTTGAACGTGTTGCCGCGGTTGTTGTAGGCGTCGAGGAGCTCGCCCGAGAGGCGCTGGATCATGGTCTTCTCTGCCCGCTCCCGCGCGTATCCGACCAGCCAACGGATCGAGAGGGACTGGCGGCGTTCCGGCCGGATCTCGATCGGGACCTGGTAGGTGGCGCCGCCGACCCTGCGCGACTTCACCTCGACCACCGGTTTCACGTTCTCGAGCGCCTTTTTCATGACCGCGACGGGGTCTTCCTTCGTCTTTTCCTTGAGGATGTCCAACGACCCGTACACGACGTTCTCGGCGACACGCGCCTTTCCGTCGAGCATGATGGCGTGGATCATCTTGGCGACCAGCACATCGTTGTACACCGGATCGGGCGAAACGACCCGCTTCGAAACGAAACCTCTCCTGGGCATACGATCGAACCCCCTCGGCCAGTTGCCTCGGAATGGGAAACACACGACAACAACGGTTCCCGCTTCCCATCCGGCGAAGCGGGATCGGTACCAACCCTGTTTTACCCTTCCCGGCAGACCCGCCGGGGATCGGAAGGAAACTCTACGCGGAAAATGGGGAAGCTATTTGGGTCGCTTGGTACCGTACTTCGACCGCGACTTCCGTCTGTCCTGGACACCAACGGAATCCAGCTTCCCACGGATGATGTGATAACGAACGCCGGGAAGGTCCTTTACCCGTCCTCCCCGGATCATGACCACGGAGTGTTCCTGCAGGTTATGCCCCTCGCCCGGGATGTACACCGTCACCTCGAGGCCGTTGGTGAGCCGTACCCTCGCCACCTTCCGCAACGCGGAGTTCGGCTTCTTGGGCGTGGTGGTGTACACGCGGAGGCAAACTCCCCGTTTTTGGGGGCAGGAATCGAGCGCCGGGGCATTGCTCTTGCCGGCGACGACTGCCCGCCCCTTCCGGACCAGCTGGTTGATCGTGGGCATTCCCGTTCCTTCCCGTTTCCGAATCTCTATCTCAACAGAACGAATTTTTACTTATAACAATCGCTTCCCGCACTGTCAACGATTATCTTCCGATGCTCTTCCGATTCCCGTGCCCCGGCGCGTCGAAATGTTCCGTTACCGGCCCTCCTCCTCGTCCTTCGGAATTTCCGGCTCCGGCTCCGGAAGGGGCGGGGCCTCCACCAGTAACGGGGCGTCGGATTCGAACTCCAGGGCGCTGTACGCCGCCGCTCCCGTCCCGCCGGGGATGAGGCGTCCCATGATCACGTTTTCCTTCAGTCCGGCGAGGAGATCCACCCGCCCGTGGACCGATGCGTCCGTGAGGATCTTGGTCGTCTCCTGGAACGAGGCGGCGGAGATCCACGACTCCGTCGAAAGCGACGCCTTCGTGATCCCGAGAAGGAGCGGCTCCGCCGTCGCGGGCGTTCCTTCCGCCTCCTTCACCACCCGCTCGTTTTCCTCCCGGAAGATCCATTTCTCGACGCTTTGCCCCACGAGGAACGTGGTGTCTCCGGGATCCACGATCTTGACCCGCCGCAGCATCTGGCGGACGATCGTCTCGATGTGCTTGTCGTTGATCCGCACGCCCTGGAGCCTGTATACCTCCTGGATCTCGTTCACGAGGAACCGGGCGAGTTCCTTGTCCCCGAGGACCCGGAGGATGTCGTGCGGGTTGGGCGAACCGTCCATGAGGGCCTCGCCCGCCCGGATCCGCTCGCCGTCGTGGACCGTGATGTGCTTGCCCCTGGGGATCGTATACTCGCGGGGGGCGCCGACTTCGGGCACCACCTGGATCTTGCGCTTTCCCTTGAAATCCTTCCCCATCTGGACGATGCCGTCGATCTCGGAAATGAGCGCGTACTCCTTCGGCTTCCGCGCCTCGAAGAGCTCCGCGACCCGGGGAAGACCGCCGGTGATGTCCTTGGTCTTGGTCGTCTCGCGAGGGATCTTGGCGATGATGTCGCCCGCCTGGACCTTCTGTCCCTCGTCGACCAGGATGTTGGAACCGCTGGGAAGAAGATACCGGGCCTCGCTCGAGGAACCGGGGAGCTTCCGTGTCGTCTTGCCGCCCACCTCCTTGAGGGAGATGCGGGGACGGACCTCGGGGTCCTTGGATTCGATGATCACGCGCGTGGAGCGCCCCGTCACCTCGTCCACCTGCTCCCGCATCGTGACGTTCTCGATGATGTCCCCGAACTTGATCTCTCCGTCGACCTCGGTGAGGATCGGAATGTTGTACGGATCCCATTCCGCGAGCCGGGTCCCCTCCTTCACCCTCTCTCCGTCCGCGACCATGAGGACCGCCCCGTACGGGATCTGGTACTTCTCCCGCTCACGATGGTTCTCGTCGAGCAGAACCAGGTAACCGTTCCGGTTCATCGCGACCAGGTGCTTTTCGCGGTTCAGGACGGCTACGATCCCCTGGAACTTGATGCGCCCCTCCTGCTTGGACTGGTGGGAGCTCTGCGCGATCGACCCGGCCGTCGCGATCCCGCCGATGTGGAACGTCCGCATCGTCAGCTGCGTTCCGGGCTCCCCGATCGACTGGGCGGCAATGATCCCCACCGCCTCGCCGATCGCCACCATCTTCCCGCGCGCCAGGTCGCGGCCGTAGCAGAGGGCGCACACTCCCCGCTTGCTCTCGCAGGTGAGGGCGGAGCGGATCTTCACCTCGTCGAGTCCGGACATCTCGATCTGCCGGGCGACCTCCTCGGTGATCTCCCGGTTCGCGGCGACGAGGAGCTTTCCCTCCTGGTCGTACAGATCCTCGAGGGCGGCGCGGCCGAGGATCCGGTCCGACAGCCGATCGATGATCTCCCCGCCCTCGATCAGGGCTCGCACGCCGATCCCGTCGAGGGTCCGGCAATCCTCCGCGACGACGATGCAGTCCTGGGCCACGTCGACGAGCCGGCGGGTCAGGTACCCGGAGTTCGCGGTCTTCAGCGCCGTGTCCGCCAATCCCTTCCGTGCGCCATGGGTCGAAATGAAGTATTCACCGACGGACAATCCCTCGCGGAAGTTCGACCGGATCGGCGTCTCGATGATCTCGCCGGACGGCTTGGCCATGAGGCCGCGCATGCCGGCGAGCTGCATCATCTGCTTGTCGGATCCGCGGGCGCCGGAGTCGGCCATCATGTAGATCGAATTGAAGCTGGTGACCTTCTTGTCCTTGCCGTCCTTCCCCTTGACGGTCTCGGTCCCCATCTCCTTGATCATCTCCTTGGCGACCCGTTCCGTCGCGGCCGACCAGATGTCGACGACCTTGTTGTACCGCTCCCCCGGGGTGATCAGTCCCTCGACGTGCTCGTTGATGACCTTCTCGAGCGCTCCCGTCGCCCGGTCGAGAATCATCTTCTTGCTGGACGGGATGACCATGTCGTCGATGCAGATCGAGATCCCGGAGATCGTCGCGAACCGGAACCCGGTGTTCTTCAACTGGTCCGCCAGGATGACCGTGGCCTTCTGGCCGCAGTTCCGGTACGTGATGTCGATCAGCTCGGCGAGATCCTTCTTCTTCATCACCTTGTTGACGTGGTCGAACGGGACCTCGTTCGGAACAACCTCGTAGAGCAGCACCCGCCCGACGGTCGTGTCGATCATCTTTCCGTCGATGCGCACACGGATCGCCGCCTGGAGCCCGACCGCGCCGGCGTCGTAGGCGATGCGAACCTCTTCGGGGGCAAAGAACCTCTTCCCCTCCCCCACCTGCCCGTCGCGCTGCCGCGTCAGGTAGTAGATCCCCAGCACGATGTCCTGGGAAGGCCCGATGACGGGTTTCCCGTTGGCCGGGGAGAGGATGTTGTTGGTCGACATCATGAGGACCCGCGCTTCCATCTGCGCCTCGATGGAGAGCGGAACGTGGACCGCCATCTGGTCCCCGTCGAAGTCGGCGTTGAAGGCGAAGCAGACCAGCGGGTGCAGCTGGATCGCCTTCCCCTCGATCAACACGGGCTCGAAGGCCTGCACTCCGAGGCGATGGAGCGTCGGCGCCCGGTTCAGCATGACCGGAAGCTGGCGGATAACGTCGTCGAGGGCGTCCCAGACCTCCCGCTTCTCCTTCTCCACCATCTTCTTCGCCTGCTTGATGGTGGTCGCCAGCCCCGCCTCCTCGAGCTTGTTGAAGATGAACGGCTTGAACAGCTCAAGCGCCATCTTCTTGGGAAGGCCGCACTGGTGAAGCTTCAGCTCCGGACCGACGACGATCACCGAGCGGCCCGAGTAGTCGACGCGCTTCCCGAGGAGGTTCTGGCGGAACCGGCCGCCCTTCCCCTTCAGCATGTCGGACAGCGACTTGAGGGGGCGCTTGTTCGATCCCGTGATGAGCTTTCCCCTGCGGCCGTTGTCGAACAGCGCGTCCACGGCCTCCTGGAGCATCCGTTTCTCGTTCCGGATGATGATCTCGGGCGCGGACAGGTCGAGGAGGCGTTTCAGCCGGTTGTTCCGGTTGATGACGCGACGGTACAGGTCGTTCAGGTCGGAGGTGGCGAACCGGCCGCCGTCCAGCGGCACCAGGGGCCGAAGGTCCGGCGGCAGGACGGGGATGACCTGCTGGACCATCCATTCGGGCTTCTGTTCGCTGTCCCGGAACGCCTCGACGATCTTCAGCCGCTTCGCGATCTTCTTCTTCTTCGCCTCGGACGCGGTGTCGGCCATCTCCTTGCGCAGCGTCTCGGAGAGCCCCGGCAGATCGAGTTCGGCCAGCAGCGTCCGGATCGCCTCCGCGCCCATCCCCACGCGGAACTTCTCGCGGAGCAGGTCCTGCTTCTCCTTGTCGGCCTTGAAGAGCTCGCGGTACTCCTCGAGCTTCTCACGATACTTCGCCTCGGTGAGGACCTCCTGCAACTGCGTGTCGGTCTCCCAGGGGTCGAGGACGATGTACTTCTCGAAGTAGATGACCGCCTCGACGTCCTTCATCGGCATGTCGAGGATCGTGGCGATCCGGGACGGAAGGCTTTTCAGGAACCAGATGTGCGCGACCGGCGCGGCCAGCTCGATGTGCCCCATCCGCTCGCGGCGGACCTTGGACTGGATGACTTCGACGCCGCACTTCTCGCAGACGATCCCCCGGTGCTTCATCCGCTTGTACTTGCCGCAGTTGCACTCGTAGTCCTTGATGGGACCGAATATTTTCGCGCAGAACAGGCCGTCGCGCTCGGGCTTGAAGGTCCGGTAGTTCAGCGTCTCCGGTTTCTTCACCTCCCCGTGCGACCACTTGCGGATCTGCTCGGGGGATGCGATCGAGATCCGGATCCCCGAAAAACGGACGGGATCCTTCGGTTTTTCAACGCGGGTGAAAAGGTCTTCCACGGGTGCCTCCCGGTTACGTTTCCGTTACGGTTTGCTGCCGGTTACTGCCGGGGCTCCTCGCTGATCAGTTCGATGTCCAGGCCCAGCGCCTGGAGCTCCTTGATCAGCACGTTGAACGATTCGGGGAGTCCGGGCTCGAGGGAGAAGTTCCCCTTGACGATGGACTCGTACATCCGCGCGCGCCCCGGGACGTCGTCGGACTTGACGGTCAGAAACTCCTGCAGGGTGAACGCCGCGCCGTACGCCTCGAGCGCCCACACCTCCATCTCGCCGAGCCGCTGCCCCCCGAACTGCGCCTTGCCGCCCAGCGGCTGCTGGGTGACCAGGGAGTACGGTCCGGTCGAGCGTGCGTGGATCTTGTCGTCCACCAGGTGATGCAGCTTCAGCATGTACATCGATCCGACGGTGACCTCCTGCTGGAACGGTGTCCCGGTTCGCCCGTCGTAGAGCATCGTCTGCCCGCGCTCGGGGAGCCCGGCGAGTCGCAGGTAGTCCTTGATCTCGCTTTCGTTCGCCCCGCTGAACACGGGCGTGGCGATGAATAGTCCGCCGTGCATCTTGCGGACGACCTCCCGCAGTTCATCGTCGGAGAGCTCCTTCAGGTACGTTTCGAAGCGCTCGGAGTTGTAGATCTTGACGAGTCCTTCCCGCATCGCGGCGGGGCTGAACTCCTTCTCCATCATCTTCTGGAGCTGCTCCCCGAGACCTTTGGCGGCCCACCCGAGATGCGTCTCGAGGATCTGGCCGACGTTCATCCGGGAAGGGACCCCGAGCGGATTCAACACTACGTCGACCGGCGCGCCGTCGGCGGTGTACGGCATGTCCTCTTCCGGAAGAATCCTGGAGATGACGCCCTTGTTCCCGTGACGGCCGGCCATCTTGTCGCCGACGGAGAGCTTCCGCTTCATCGCAATGAACACCTTGACCATCTTGAGGACGCCGGGGGGCAGTTCGTCGCCGCGGCGGATCCGGGAGATCTTTTCGTCGAACATCGCCTTGACGAGCGCCACCTGGTCCAGGCAAACCCGCCAGGCGTCGGAAAGACGGTCCTTCAGTTCGGGATCCTCCTCGACCCCGATCTCGGCCCAGCGCTCCCTCGGGATTTCGTCGAGCACCTCTTCCGTGATCTTCTTCCGTTTCGCGAGGAGCACCTCGGACTTGTCCTCCGAGGTGAGCCGGACGGCGGAGGTCTTCCCCAGCAGCCGGGCCCTGATCTTGCCGAGGGCGGCGTCGAAAATGATCCGGGTCTCGTCCTCCTGGTCCCGGTACAGGCGCTCGAGATCCCGGTCTTCGAGCATCCTGGCGCGGTCGTCCTTCTCCCCGCCCTTCCGGGTGAACACCTTCGCGTCGATGACGATCCCCTCGATCCCGGGCGGCACCCGCAGGGAGGAGTCCTTCACGTCCCCCGCCTTGTCGCCGAAGATCGCGCGGAGCAGCTTCTCCTCGGGGGAAAGCTGCGTCTCCCCCTTCGGGGTGATCTTTCCGACGAGGATGTCCATCGGCTTCACCCTGGCGCCGATCCGGATGATGCCGCTCTCATCGAGGTCGGTCAGCGACTCCTCGCTGATGTTGGGGATATCGGCGGAGATCTCCTCCTTCCCCAGCTTCGTCTCCCGAGCGACGCACTCGAACTCCTCGATGTGGATCGAGGTGAAGATGTCCTCCTTGACGATCTTTTCGGAGATGAGGATGGAATCCTCGAAGTTGTAACCGCCCCAGGGCATGAAGGCGACGAGGACGTTCCGGCCGAGGGCGAGATCCCCCTCGCTGGTGGCGGGGCCGTCGGCGATCACATCCCCTCCAGAGACCTTTTGCCCAAGGGTGACGATCGGCTTCTGGTTGATGCAGGTGTTCTGGTTCGACCGGCGGTACTTGACCAGCGTGTAGATGTCGGCGCCGTAGATCCCCGACGCGTCGGGCTCCTCGGACCGGACGACGATCCGGCGCGCGTCGACGCCCTCCACGACTCCCGAACGTTTCGCGACGACCGCGGCGCCGGAATCCCTGGCAACGACCGATTCCATGCCGGTCCCGACGAACGGGGGCTCGGTCCGCAGGAGCGGCACCGCCTGCCGCTGCATGTTGGATCCCATGAGCGCCCGATTGGCGTCGTCGTGCTCGAGGAATGGAACGAGGGAGGCGGCGACGGAGACCAGCTGGTTCGGGGAGACGTCCATCAGCGTGACTTCGGGAGAGCGCAGCATGGCGAACTCCCCGCCCTTGCGCGCGATCACCACGTCCTGGACGAACTTGCCTTTCGCGTCGATCTTCGCGTTGGCCTGCGCGATGACGTGCCGCTCCTCCTCCATCGCGGAGAGGCAGACGATCTCCTTCGTGACGGTCGAATCCTTCACGACCCGGTACGGCGTCTCGATGAACCCGAACTCGTTGATCCGGGCGAAGGTGGACAGCGAGGCGATCAGGCCGATATTCGGGCCTTCCGGCGTCTCGATCGGGCAGATGCGCCCGTAGTGCGTCGGATGGACGTCGCGTACCTCGAACCCCGCGCGCTCCCGGGTCAGGCCCCCGGGTCCGAGGGCGGAGACGCGCCGCTTGTGCGTCACCTCGGAAAGCGGGTTCGTCTGGTCCATGAACTGCGACAGCTGCGAGGACCCGAAGAACTCCTTGATGACCGCGGACACCGGCTTCGCGTTGATGATGTCGTGGGGCATGAGCGTCTCGATATCCTGCAGCCCCATCTTTTCCCGTATGGCGCGCTCCACGCGAACCAGACCCATCCGGAACTGGTTCTCGATCAACTCGCCCACGGTGCGCACACGGCGGTTTCCGAGGTTGTCGATGTCGTCCGCTTCCCCGACGCCGTTCTTCAGGCCGATCAGGTAGCGGATGACCCGCAGGATGTCTTCCTGGGTCAGGACCGTCTTGTCGAGGTCGCTGTCCGTGACCCCGAGCTTATGGTCGAGCTTCAAGCGGCCGACCCGCGAGAGGCTGTACCGCTCGGGATTGAAGAACATGTTCTCGAACAGCGTCTTGGCGGCGTCCTTCGTCGGGGGGTCGCCCGGGCGCATCTTCTTGTAGATCTCCTTCAGTGCCTCCTCGCGGGTCTTGATCTTGTCGGCAACCAGCCCCTCCCAGACGGCATGGTCGGAGTTCTCGATCGAGAAAACGGTAAGATTCTCGACGTTCTTCTCCCAGAGCATCCCGAGGATCTCCGGTGTGATCTGCTGGCCGCACTCGACCACGACTTCTCCGGTCGCGGGGTCGGCGACGTCGGAGACGACCACCTTGCCGATGAGACCGTCCGACGGCAGCAGGATCCGGCCGAAGGCGACCCCCTCGCGGGCGTACCGTTCGACGCGC
This genomic stretch from Deltaproteobacteria bacterium CG2_30_66_27 harbors:
- a CDS encoding DNA-directed RNA polymerase subunit beta' → MEDLFTRVEKPKDPVRFSGIRISIASPEQIRKWSHGEVKKPETLNYRTFKPERDGLFCAKIFGPIKDYECNCGKYKRMKHRGIVCEKCGVEVIQSKVRRERMGHIELAAPVAHIWFLKSLPSRIATILDMPMKDVEAVIYFEKYIVLDPWETDTQLQEVLTEAKYREKLEEYRELFKADKEKQDLLREKFRVGMGAEAIRTLLAELDLPGLSETLRKEMADTASEAKKKKIAKRLKIVEAFRDSEQKPEWMVQQVIPVLPPDLRPLVPLDGGRFATSDLNDLYRRVINRNNRLKRLLDLSAPEIIIRNEKRMLQEAVDALFDNGRRGKLITGSNKRPLKSLSDMLKGKGGRFRQNLLGKRVDYSGRSVIVVGPELKLHQCGLPKKMALELFKPFIFNKLEEAGLATTIKQAKKMVEKEKREVWDALDDVIRQLPVMLNRAPTLHRLGVQAFEPVLIEGKAIQLHPLVCFAFNADFDGDQMAVHVPLSIEAQMEARVLMMSTNNILSPANGKPVIGPSQDIVLGIYYLTRQRDGQVGEGKRFFAPEEVRIAYDAGAVGLQAAIRVRIDGKMIDTTVGRVLLYEVVPNEVPFDHVNKVMKKKDLAELIDITYRNCGQKATVILADQLKNTGFRFATISGISICIDDMVIPSSKKMILDRATGALEKVINEHVEGLITPGERYNKVVDIWSAATERVAKEMIKEMGTETVKGKDGKDKKVTSFNSIYMMADSGARGSDKQMMQLAGMRGLMAKPSGEIIETPIRSNFREGLSVGEYFISTHGARKGLADTALKTANSGYLTRRLVDVAQDCIVVAEDCRTLDGIGVRALIEGGEIIDRLSDRILGRAALEDLYDQEGKLLVAANREITEEVARQIEMSGLDEVKIRSALTCESKRGVCALCYGRDLARGKMVAIGEAVGIIAAQSIGEPGTQLTMRTFHIGGIATAGSIAQSSHQSKQEGRIKFQGIVAVLNREKHLVAMNRNGYLVLLDENHREREKYQIPYGAVLMVADGERVKEGTRLAEWDPYNIPILTEVDGEIKFGDIIENVTMREQVDEVTGRSTRVIIESKDPEVRPRISLKEVGGKTTRKLPGSSSEARYLLPSGSNILVDEGQKVQAGDIIAKIPRETTKTKDITGGLPRVAELFEARKPKEYALISEIDGIVQMGKDFKGKRKIQVVPEVGAPREYTIPRGKHITVHDGERIRAGEALMDGSPNPHDILRVLGDKELARFLVNEIQEVYRLQGVRINDKHIETIVRQMLRRVKIVDPGDTTFLVGQSVEKWIFREENERVVKEAEGTPATAEPLLLGITKASLSTESWISAASFQETTKILTDASVHGRVDLLAGLKENVIMGRLIPGGTGAAAYSALEFESDAPLLVEAPPLPEPEPEIPKDEEEGR
- a CDS encoding DNA-directed RNA polymerase subunit beta yields the protein MAYLDYRNRIKRVDFSKNEKVQEIPNLIQVQQESYAEFLQADVPPEKRRDVGLQTVFKGIFPIADYNGRASLEFLSYAIGELKWSEEECRERGVTYAAPIKVTVQLVIFDVDEKTGARTIRDVKEQEVFFGEIPLMSERATFIINGTERVIVSQLHRSPGVFFEHDKGRSHASGKILFSARIIPYRGSWLDFEFDHKDALYIKIDRKRKFPIAVLLRAFGRTTEELLRIFYDAEEVTLQGDKYAKDFRPELMIGLKMPVEVRHPSRQGEIAFKKGVKVSKKRVERYAREGVAFGRILLPSDGLIGKVVVSDVADPATGEVVVECGQQITPEILGMLWEKNVENLTVFSIENSDHAVWEGLVADKIKTREEALKEIYKKMRPGDPPTKDAAKTLFENMFFNPERYSLSRVGRLKLDHKLGVTDSDLDKTVLTQEDILRVIRYLIGLKNGVGEADDIDNLGNRRVRTVGELIENQFRMGLVRVERAIREKMGLQDIETLMPHDIINAKPVSAVIKEFFGSSQLSQFMDQTNPLSEVTHKRRVSALGPGGLTRERAGFEVRDVHPTHYGRICPIETPEGPNIGLIASLSTFARINEFGFIETPYRVVKDSTVTKEIVCLSAMEEERHVIAQANAKIDAKGKFVQDVVIARKGGEFAMLRSPEVTLMDVSPNQLVSVAASLVPFLEHDDANRALMGSNMQRQAVPLLRTEPPFVGTGMESVVARDSGAAVVAKRSGVVEGVDARRIVVRSEEPDASGIYGADIYTLVKYRRSNQNTCINQKPIVTLGQKVSGGDVIADGPATSEGDLALGRNVLVAFMPWGGYNFEDSILISEKIVKEDIFTSIHIEEFECVARETKLGKEEISADIPNISEESLTDLDESGIIRIGARVKPMDILVGKITPKGETQLSPEEKLLRAIFGDKAGDVKDSSLRVPPGIEGIVIDAKVFTRKGGEKDDRARMLEDRDLERLYRDQEDETRIIFDAALGKIRARLLGKTSAVRLTSEDKSEVLLAKRKKITEEVLDEIPRERWAEIGVEEDPELKDRLSDAWRVCLDQVALVKAMFDEKISRIRRGDELPPGVLKMVKVFIAMKRKLSVGDKMAGRHGNKGVISRILPEEDMPYTADGAPVDVVLNPLGVPSRMNVGQILETHLGWAAKGLGEQLQKMMEKEFSPAAMREGLVKIYNSERFETYLKELSDDELREVVRKMHGGLFIATPVFSGANESEIKDYLRLAGLPERGQTMLYDGRTGTPFQQEVTVGSMYMLKLHHLVDDKIHARSTGPYSLVTQQPLGGKAQFGGQRLGEMEVWALEAYGAAFTLQEFLTVKSDDVPGRARMYESIVKGNFSLEPGLPESFNVLIKELQALGLDIELISEEPRQ
- a CDS encoding 30S ribosomal protein S12 → MPTINQLVRKGRAVVAGKSNAPALDSCPQKRGVCLRVYTTTPKKPNSALRKVARVRLTNGLEVTVYIPGEGHNLQEHSVVMIRGGRVKDLPGVRYHIIRGKLDSVGVQDRRKSRSKYGTKRPK
- a CDS encoding translation elongation factor G codes for the protein MSRVASLENTRNIGIMAHIDAGKTTTTERVLYYTGISHKMGEVHDGTATMDWMEQEQERGITITSAATTCFWRGHRINIIDTPGHVDFTIEVERSLRVLDGAVAVFCAVGGVEPQSETVWRQADKFRVPRLAMVNKMDRTGADFERVVRMMKERLAANPVPIQLPLGKEASFRGVIDLVRLKAIVWEEDTLGAKFHDEPIPDDMAAEVAAARERLLEAVADVDDTLVERYLLGQEIPVEELMSAIRQATIGNRITPVVCGTAFRNKGVQPMLDAVVDYLPSPIDIPPVVGIDPHSKEEAIRKPSDDEPFSALAFKIMNDPFVGHLTFVRVYSGVLSSGDFIYNSVRQKKERVGRLLKMHANKREEIKTVYAGEIAAVVGLKTAYTGDTLCDQDHEIILESITSPAPVISIAIEPKTKADQEKLGFSLQKLMMEDPSFQVRNDEETGQTLISGMGELHLEIIVDRLLREFKVEANVGRPQVAYRETITRHAKQEGRYIRQTGGRGQYGHVWITVEPCEKGKGFEFVNKVVGGSIPREYIPAVEKGIVEAAEGGVIAGYPVVDVTVSLIEGSYHEVDSSEMAFKIAGSMAFKAGCKAAGPILLEPVMGVEVVCPEDFTGDVIGDLSSRRGRIQGIEGRGNTQVIGAHVPLAQMFGYATDLRSKTQGRATYTMQFDHYEPTPQSVSEEVIAKVKGA
- a CDS encoding 30S ribosomal protein S7: MPRRGFVSKRVVSPDPVYNDVLVAKMIHAIMLDGKARVAENVVYGSLDILKEKTKEDPVAVMKKALENVKPVVEVKSRRVGGATYQVPIEIRPERRQSLSIRWLVGYARERAEKTMIQRLSGELLDAYNNRGNTFKKKEDTHKMAEANKAFAHYRW